The Deinococcus metallilatus genome segment CACACGAACTGTTTCTTCAGGGATGGCACCGATGGGTTCAGGGCGCAACATGCTCTAGTTTGCACCCGCCCGACTTCGCCACCAGAGTCAGGGGGTTAGCGTAACATTGCGCCCTTTGACGGAAGCACGAAGAAAAGTGCGCAGCCAGCCCCACTCAAGCCCGTCAAGATCAGCCGGAACGAGGGTGCTTTTCATGCCGTCAACACAGAAGGCGAAATTTGAACTCGTCGCCCAGCTTGTCCGTCTCGCCCGGAAGGAACGGCTCTCCTACGACGAGTTTGGGTATGTCTGCCAGCAAGCCCGGAGGAAGCTCGGGTTGAAGAAGCCCAGGCGGGAACGCAAGCTCCCCCAGCTCCTCACCCTCAATGAGTTGACCTGCTTCTTCCGGGCGGTGCGCGAGGGTGGCCGGGTCGAGCACGAGATCATGCTCAAGCTGCTGTTTTTCACCGCCGTGCGTGTCGGAGAGCTGGTGAAGATCGAAGTCGGCGACGTGGACCTCGCGGCTTGCAAAATCTTCGTAGACCAGGGCAAGGGCAGCAAGGACCGCTACCTCCTGTTCCCCCAGGCCTTCAGCCTGGTGCTGCGTGCCCACCTTGCCGCCCACCCGAAGAACGTGTACCTGTTCGAGACCCAGCGATGCGGGCCCTACACGGTGCGGCGAGTGCAGCAGATTGTGCAGCACTACCGCAAGGTTGCCGGGCTGAGCGAGGAGGTCCACCCACACCTCTTCCGGCACCAGATGCCGACCTTCCTGACCGGGCAGAAGCTGTCCGACGCGCAGATTCAACTTTTGACTGGGCACGTGAGCAAGAAGAGTTTGGAGGTGTATCAGCACCTTTCGTTGGATGCCGTGGAAGCTGCCTATCAGCAAGCCGTCAAGCTGCTG includes the following:
- a CDS encoding tyrosine-type recombinase/integrase, with product MPSTQKAKFELVAQLVRLARKERLSYDEFGYVCQQARRKLGLKKPRRERKLPQLLTLNELTCFFRAVREGGRVEHEIMLKLLFFTAVRVGELVKIEVGDVDLAACKIFVDQGKGSKDRYLLFPQAFSLVLRAHLAAHPKNVYLFETQRCGPYTVRRVQQIVQHYRKVAGLSEEVHPHLFRHQMPTFLTGQKLSDAQIQLLTGHVSKKSLEVYQHLSLDAVEAAYQQAVKLLEV